The genomic region TATTCAGCATAGTTGATTACTGACCTACATTAAACTTATCCAAGAATATGCTTGTGACACACACGTTATATAATCACAATTTCCTCAGACGGAGCAACTAATATTTCTGTATACATTACCATTTATTATTCGTAGAGATAAACCGGCCTACTAAAATATTAGTATCGATAAGTATTCTTGTTTATTTCAGTGGCCGTATTGCGATGGATCTCACGGACCTCATAATCAAGAGCAAGACGACAATGTGGGTCCCCTTATAGTTGCAAAGAAGAAAGCTTAATGAATATCGCTGGATTCACAAATGTCATTGTATGTACTTGCCATTTACAATGTCATCGATAATTTACACAAATATTCCTTCAACCAACATTGTAGACATCTCATAGAGGAGAGAGGTATGTGCTAAATACGCATATATTAATTGAGCTTCGAAACTAAAGAAACGATACGATCTACCAAATGCAAAATATGTATTTGTTATCTGTACCTATTTTTTAGAATGTGatttaaacaaatttataaataaatatattgttgCGCAAATTTTTTGGTTTAGTAATTGTATAGGTTTTAGCAGAACATTGTAATATTTGTATCTATCACATTTTATACAGGTAATTTTTACTATTAGTATAATTACAACGTTTATATTATTCGGTTTATCGTCGATTAAATTGCATAAACGCTAAAATAAAATActctttatttaaaaaaatactccacttatttattttactaaCAATATGTACACGTTTATCACATAcggtataatataaaatgaaaagcaAAAGTAATAATGCTAgattacaaaaatttaatacgtATTAAATAACAATCGGAATACTACAAAACAATAAAGTATATCGCTCACAAGAATCATTTAGGGAACCGATACATTTCGTTCTAGCACCCATACAGTTTCAAAAACACGCGGACACGTTGCTGAACGATCCGTGTGTTATCATCATCGTGTGaaataaaatgggaaaatataaataatagtaacgTTATTGTAATCGACTACAGGAGCAGGAATGAACGACTAACTTGTTGAAAAAGTCGGgttgtatacatacatataaaacaattattttacaataaatgtatATAACATTATCCAAATATATTTGGTTCGTTGACTGTCAGTCGCAAAGCATGTCCTTAGTATCACAGATTAATGAATCTTTAATAGGTGTATGATAGCAGCTGTGAGTCAGCTGTGAGTCATTCGATCGTACCTCTTTTCGCAAATTCCTTAACTCTCCTCGAATTACAACTGAAACAATGTACAATACAGTTACAAATCGACGCACGGTCGTTTAACGTTCATTAACATATCACTCACCTCGAAATGACGCAAATCATTAGTATCGAACTCTAGTTCGTTAACGAGTAACTCCCGATGGCCGTACCTGTACCTGGAAACGATTCGTTTCACGCATATAAAACACTTCGTTGGTCCTCTATTTAATCATTTTGAAAAACTTGTTCCGCAACTTACTCAACATACCGCCTCCAGACGATCATTCCAATGTATACTGTTGCGATCGCGACGCCAAAACTCATCGCAGTAATCAACGCGATCACACCGGATGGCATACTTTTGTTTCGTTCCGCCGATTTCACTTGTGCAACAACATCTCCGGGTTCTTTAATTGCTCCTTTGTCTGCTATCAGCGGCGCTACCGAATTAGTCGATACCGTGGTGCCATCGAGAGCGACAGGCTGCACGGTGCTAAATATCGTGCCGTTTCCTAGATAAAACAATTCGTTGACACAACGTTCAAATATTCATTTCTATTCGATTCTTTACGTACGGGGCTTATGCGAAACATTCACGGAAttcctgtatcttgcaattaatgtaaGACAATTTGTATTCCGCATAAAAATATTCAGTCTATTCGCGTAGCCTGCGCAACATGTATGTTTTTTGTACCTGTGTCATTCGTGTTTTTCTCGTGACTCGCCTCGGTGGACACAACTTCGTAAACCACATGATCCGTGGGTTTCGTCGAATTTATCATAACTATAGTGACGTTGGTATTACTTTTGCCATTATTATCCACGGTAaccttcttcttgttgttatcATTTTCCTTGTTATCATCCTTATTCaccttcttcttgttgttagtTCTATTATCGTTCTCTTTGGGCTTCTCCGGCGAAGGTTCCGGCGTCTGAGATTCCGTTTTATTCGCCTCGGGCTTCTTGGTCACGGCGCTCGCGATTGTTGTTGATTCTAATCAAAGGTCAAAGATAGATCAAGATTCAGCCAATTTACTTTAAATTTCTGCCAGTTGTACCTGTCACGGTTTGCGTCGCATTCTCGTCCACGTTTTCCCCGCTATCGGACGGTGTTACGTAGCATCCTTGCATGTCCTCCGGCTCCTTCGTCGAATTGCACTTTTTATGCTTCTCCGATTCGCTCGGATTCGCTATGTGCTGCGGTATCGTTCCGGGAACATTAGTCGTCTTCGGCGATGCAGCAGCTTTGTTAACATCTACACCCCCtgaatatgaaataataatgcaaCGCTGATAAAACGTTCGCAAATTCCTGACAGTCGCCGGCAGTTAAATCGCATGAAACGGTAAAAACGCTTCGTCGAACGTTCGATTCAACGTTCCGGTCTCACGTTTTGTTAGCAGAGCCGCGCCATCAACTTCTCGCGATCTATATGTCGGCCAAGCCGGCGCGGGTACAAAGGACCAAAAATCGTTGAAAAGTTCCATTGTACTCACCCTTCTTATTTTCGCCGGGATCGACCGAAGTTATCGCGTCCGAGCTATCGTTGATCGACGGAGGGTTCGTTGCATCGATCTTCGTCTGCGGGATCGCCGAAGTCTCCGTGGCACCCTTCTGGACCACCGCGTTTGGTAACACCGTATTACCGCTTACTAACAAAGGACAGAAATTCACATTTGCAGCGTACGCGGCGTTCGCGAAAATCTCGCGAATTCGAGCAAAAACACGCGGATTCGAGTATTCGTATTATTGCCGCGCGAGAGACGAATTCGATGATTCCGCGATCAGTCGGCGCCTCTGTTATCTTATTCCGATGTCCAATTCACGGTATTTTCGATAATCGCCTTACCGAGCATCGAAATGATCGCAACGGTGACCACGGGTAGCCGAAGCATCGTCCTCGCGCTCTCGTCCCGTCCCTCCAGCGACTCGAACACCCTTTGCAATTTCCGTTCTACCGTCGCGCCAGCTCCTCTCTTCCAGCTTTATCGCTTTCCGCTGTAATTGCGTGGCGAAATCGAATCTGAAATCAAGATGATAATTTTCAACTTCAACGTGACCGTTGTCTATGACCACTCGAAACGTTCTATCCGATATCTTAGATAAACTAGACACATAACAAACACATTTTCACATCGGACTCGGCATTTTTAGAAGCTACCGATACCAACGAGCACGACTCGAGGAAACATTTCTTCGTTTAGTTCCTGTAATTTTATTGTTCGAAATAGCGGTAAACGGCATTCGTGTCGTAAAATGTCAGTAAACCGAGCAGCAAAGATATCTCTGTCGGGCAATACATTGTTCTTTTCGGGGGAAAAGGTTCCTGGCACTACCCAAATTACGAGAGAGTTTTATTACGTCCCCACCCTCGAACAACCCCTATTAGTTCGCCCTCTCCGACTCCAATTTGTTCCCTCGTAGCATCGGTATCAGTATCTCCGCTTTACCTGCGGCGACTTTTCCACTCTAACTTTTCCACGAATTTCTCTCGTTTACTTCCGGCCGTCATTACAatttacggaacctgtcaaaatgacgggttcgctaattctttaatttacgattattcgtatcgcaaagatgcatttacgagttatttattcaattcataTGTTACTCACGGTAAATGTTcaaataacacttgttaaaaatcagaataaacgtctcatATCGTTACTTTTTTTAacgtaaaacagctgtttcttgtgctccgtGAATCCAGCGTTAAACATCTCCGGTCGCGTCGACGATTTGCACAAGTAGAAACAACGCGAAGTGAAACGATCCAAGAAACGATATGGAACAATATGAAACGCTAGCGTAGAAGAAGAATGCGCAACGCGAAGCGAACgagaagagaaagaagaagaaacgtgGGTGGAACGTTGCAAAGCCTGTCGTTTACGTTCGACGTAAACACCGAACAGAGTGCAATTCTAGTTTCGCACCGTCACTTTGCGGCGAGTAAAAACGTTGCCACCTAAATCTAATAATAAATCGTGAAAGAACATGGACGCAAAGACTCTCATTCATATTTAGAATTCAGAGGTAGCCAAATGGTAAAATCTCGCATTGCATTATTCTCCGCCGTTGACGCGAGGCGaaagattctctctctctctcgagcgcCTCGTTCGCGGTtagaaaaaccagaaaaacCAGTTTTCGAAGGAAAATTTTGAGAGCGCTCTTTAACGCGGCACCGATTCACGACGATAAAATCCGAACACCGTTCGCGTACGAAACCCGCCGCGTTAATTATTCCGTCGAGCATCACGCGGCAGCATTGCCGCGACACGGAAGGCGCCTACCGATCGACCGGAAAAAATTAATGTCCGCCACCCACCACCGTTTTCGGATCGGTTTCTTTACAAAAGGACAACGTTTTATCGGATAGCAGCGGTCGGTGTCGCGCTCGATGCCGATCAACCTCGATCATCGTTGCAAAATAGACGAAAGCTGCGTCAGCTACCGGTGACCAAGATGGCGGCCGCAACGTCGACCGGGATCACCGGCGATTTCGGTGGCAATCTCGGGAAAATTCTACCGAAATGAACACGTGCCAGATTCCTACGGCAAGGTTACGTATACGCGGGCTCTCCTTCCTCGGCAGCGCGCCGACATTTTTACGGTGCTACGTGCGGCACGTGCTAATGAGAAACATCGAACGGGAAACGCGGCCTTTAATTGCGGAAAACGATTGGCCGTCCAGATAGAATGCGATCGTAAGTTGGCCTCTTTTTTTCCGGGAACGAAATCTCCGCGTAACACGCTTTTTACGCCTCGAAGAAGTTATCCGACTTCGAAGCGTTCGAACAAAAGCAAAACCGTTTCTAAAGAAGACTCGAACGCGTCCCGATTTCTCGGACTGTGAACTATCGCGCCGAGACGTAAAACACTTTCAAAGGATCGAGGCTGCGAAACCCCGAAGAAGTTCGCGAGAAGTTGAAGAAACTACGGCGTTCGCGACTAGGTTTGCGATGCAGATAATTGCGCCGTACACGTGGAAGCGGGGATGAAAACGCATAGAACTGTTCACCGTGTTGAAACGTCAGCGACTATCGGTGCACAGGGCATTCCGAGAAACGCGGCACGGCTCTTATCGCacgcgaaagagaaagaaagcgagCAAGCAATCCATTATCATAATTACCTTTAGGACGGTTCCGACGGTATCGCCGATAATTGCGATATCCAACTATCTTGTACACGGTTTATCGTACGTATCGAGTGGCCGTGCCGATAGAACGGTAACCAGTGAACGTATTTTTGACGAGGTCACGTTCGAACGAAACCCGTGCCGCGAATGCCGCCGCCAACGGTTTCCAATAATATCAATCGCGGGAGGAAAAGTTCGCGCGAGGTCGAGGAGGATTAACCCAATTCCGCGGGTCGTGTGCGCGCATAATACACGCTCTGATAGCGCATACCTTCGTCAAACGTGAAAGTAAAACGTTCCACTTTTTCCCTATTCGTATAATCGTTCGCCGTGGAATCGCTACGCCGCGTCCGCAAAAACTGCGGGAAACGACGTACGCCGCGCGTCTCGTCGGCCtctcgtcgcgtctcgtcgcgacgcgtcgcgacgcagCGCCGTCGCTCCGGCAGGTGCTAAAGCCGACAGTGGAAGAAACGGCGTAGGACGATCACACGCGACGAGGCAAAGTTCGACCGCGATTACACCGATATTACGACCAGTTACAGCATCCCACGATCAATTGCATTACAATTTGACCCGCGACTCCTTTCGCGGCCGTAGAAAATAATAATCGGAACACTGTATCGGCGACGCCGTTTCGCCGCTTCGCCGTTCACTTTTCACCTCTCGCCGGGTCTGTTTTACGTGCTACATACTTCGGGGAAACCACTGTCGGCCGCGCGTTTCCTCGCCCAGCCGAGCTCTCTCGCCAGTTTTCAGGAAACGAACGTCGATCGGCGCCGGCAATTACACAATCGTTACCCAGGGAACGCGGAGAGCCGATGCTCGGCTCTGCCGTTTATTTAAATAAACTCGATGACGCGTTTCCGCGGTACCAGGGTCGAGAGCAACGTTTTGGAGAAAAATCGCTCACGTGCCGTTTAACACCTGACCCACGCGTCACCGCGATCAAACAATGCGCGCCCATGCCGAGCCGAGATTCTAAGAAACGCGGCCTCCCGCGACACGCGAAATCTCGTGCCGTCCAGAAATAGTCGCACAAAACTGGTTACCATTCACCGAATTCCGTTTTACAACGTTAATCCGAGCAACAGGCGTACGCTTCGTAGCGCGTATTCTCGCGAACGCGTCGCGAATCGCCGCAAATAAAACTCTCTACGATATACACAGATGTACATGTGTACCGCGAAGCGGAACAAGCGGAATAATTTTTCAAGCGAAATTCCAAAGCGAGATAGACCAATTTGCTATTCGTACTATTTGCTATTCGTATTACCAAGCACTGTGTGCGATGCCCTCCGGAGAAACGGCTTCGAGACCAGCGACGTATATCCGCTGGCTGTCGCTTCCGGGACGGTATTAACTCGCTCGCGATTCCTTTCGACAATGAGATCGAAACGGCAGCTGCGCCCTTTTTCACGTATAACGAAACTGGTAAACTTTTGCCGGATAGGCGCGCGGGTAGGCAGACGAACGTTCCCCGTTTGTTAAAACGAGTATTATCGATCGTAGCACCGGTCGATATATTATTCCATGTTGCGAAACGAGCGTGTGCACACGTTTACGGTATCCGGGGAGTACGTGGACGAACCGAATCACACCGTCGACCGCCGTCGCTTCTTTCTTCCTTCGGGAGCAACAGCATACTGTGCGTTCCGCTCGTTTCCGTGAGGCACATACGGAGCAGGCAACGAAGAGAGGGCTAAAGGCAACGCGTCGCGTGTGCGAACGCGTCACAAGACGCTGCCGGAGACGTACGATTCATTACAAATTCAGTATTATTTGGATAAGTGCAGGATATTAGATGATAAGGGATTCAACGACTTCGCGGCGCATTGTTCGAATCACGCGTTGTTCGTATCTCGAGCGCGCGGTTCGATGTCGCGTTGTCGGCTCCGATTCAACTTTTCGGGGATACTTTTTGACGCTCGAGGTCCGTTTGCACGCGGACTATAAATATTTCTggcaattttaattaaaatcgcCGACAGTGTTTCGCTGGGGTTTGTATCAAATCTCGCGAGTCTCGAAGAGGTACGAATAAAGGTTGAAAAGGTTGCTAAATAGaattataaatgatcctaaGCTTATCGAGTTATACCTTTATCGAAAAGATTCGCTTGTTCGAGGATCGCTCCTCGGCAAAGATCGTTTAATCTTTCGGATCGAGCATTAAGAGTTTCCACACACTGACCGACCGTTTTAAAGTTCACAGAAAACAGTGAGAAACAACATAACATATATCGTTTCATTACCAGATCGTAaattccgcgcgtttctcggaCTTTGAATCTTCTAAAATTCGTTacagagtaaattctccctaatttttcttttcagctagtaaacgaaaatggacaacttgggaatcatcgattgtcaacaattataaaaacgagggggGTGGGGGATTTACCGTAATAcctaaaatatttgaattagaCTTTCATATTATTTCTCGAACGTGACAGGATTCGCAACGTCCTGCACGATAATCTTGCAACGAATGTACGAAGTTATTAAAGGGGAGGAAATAGAATTCCGCGCACAAGTTTCTTAATCCTGCGTACGCACGATTATTTTCAATTCGACGAGGTAACAGACGTATTTTCATCGACTACCGTGTTCGCGGCAAAGTCAATTTGTTTAAGCTTCGCGAGATTCGATAAGACTGTTTCCTTATCGAGTGTGGTTCAATAAACACAGCTTCTCGGTACAATATACTTTGTGTACAGACGAGAGCGTAGAATTTACCTGCCTCCTTACGAGCCTGCTTTATATTTCAAGATCTATCGTCGGGGGCCGATCGCGGCGTAAGACCTGACCTTACTCAATATTAAATTCAGCAATTAATGGAATCGAGCCACCGCGATCGATACTCTATCATACGGCAGATCTTTTCTATCGAATTCTCGTTGCTATTAATCGACCGATACTACACGACGCGATGTTTAATACAGAAACGAACTAGCGAGGATCCGTTCGTCCTATCTTTAAGGCTACGGTAAATtgtccctaatttttcttcaggcttgtaaacaaaaatggacaatataggtagaggagatacgattattcgagcctcgcgcctcgttcttacgattataaaaacgagacgcgaggctcgaatagtcgtatctcctctgcccaaatagtccatttttgtttacaagcctgaagaaaaattagggagtgTTGACATTTTagtctcgaacaaaaattaatctatagtttacttagtaagatatcttcagttaagatatcggtttacatttcgccggctccttcagcgggcagcgacggtgacgtaaactgtatatattagatgccgcgatacatcatcgccggtaccttttgatatacatcgtgccctgactgtttgagggtcccagcgtcacgtatacaatgtaaaacgcgacaaataaaacgtctctgattggtggacacgacgaacccaaaaagggtataaaagaagcgtttcttcttaccggacactcagtagagtttggtcgctcgatcggtttcgctcgtataccttctctcaatacaGGATTAAAATGAAgtcttttaacacgttccgtgccgagctttttttactcgaatcttcacactttgatattttactaaaacttgatgtattacgtgcaattattaattctcgtacacataacaacgtaacaaaaacttatcaacgcccattcttgcggtggaaattgattcttcggttctaaatttcttgtaaacaatttgttcagttcactaagtaaacatgcaagcgtgtaccatcgatggtacacgtggcacggaacgtgttaagcaaagtattagaatcatattcattttcattccatgaTCCCAATAGGGAGAATTTAATAtacatgcagtaaattctccctaattgacgctcggcttggaaacaaaaatggacaatttgggaaggagagATGCGTTTAATCGAGACTTTTTGACACGTttatatagttgttaacaatcgttaATTATAAAAAGTAGTAGCATAAAAGAAAACTGTAaatctcctcgtcccaaattgtccatttttgtgtacaacctgagcgtcaattagggagaatttaccgtaatccGTAATACACGACGCGAGAAGATCGCGCGTCCAAATTCCTACATCAACGAAAGATAACACTGTTGCAAATTATCTGTCGTTCGCGTATACGTACAATTGCAAAAAAACGCAGACGTCCGCGTTGGATAAACAGCTGCTTCTAAAATGCATTTCGCGTGCGTTATTCCATTATCCAGGTATTCGTGGATACCCAATCATCGTTATTACGTAATTTACTGAATACCGAATGAATCGCCGCGACTGTTAAGGATAATCGCGTTGACTTTTATCACATAGCACAGTGTGTACACCTCGTTCCACGTTCTCAGAATAGATCCACGTGTGCTGAAATTCTCACTGTACGGCACTGATCGATATCAGACAGCAAGAACCAGTAAAAACAAGATTAAAGGCGGCGTAATAGAATGATACGTACGCGCCACATTGCCGTTCCATTCTACGCGATTTTGTGCGTCTCCTGAGAAAATCGTGGGAGGACATCGTCGTGCACCTGGTTTAAGCTTATGCTGACGTTTCAGTTGGTCCGAAGATCTTCCAAGATCGAGCGACAGAGATTTTTTTTTCGCACAGAACGGTACAAGGCTGGAGGTAGTAGCACCTTGGGGATATTTTCAAAGAATTACCATTCGAAGTACGGAAACAATGAAAGTATCTGTCCTCGAAGGCTGAAACAGTTGATCGTTCATTCGATCGACCTTATCCGCTCGGTAAGGTCCGTTAAAAACCTCCGCGCACCCCGCGGATACGGTTCTGTATCCGTTCAATGGAAACAGGAAACGATCTTTCGTTCGTTTTTAAGGAAAACCGATACGTCATTGGGCAGTCGCCAATAAGGTAAACGGGTGATTTAACCAGCGAGCCTAAGCGATGTTTAAATAATGGTAATTCGAATTACGTATGCAACAATTAATACGTCGATAGATCGCATCTTGCGACTGGCGATGTTTTTCCCAGAAAGAAAATCTGCATCGGATCTCGGCATGCGATACGCGCGTCACCGCGGCCAGGAATCGATAGATAAATTCAATTTTCCAATTATGCCAAGCTCGTTTCGATAGGCCAGCACGCGTATTACCATTTTGCGGCGCGGGGTTAAATCGTATACTATCACTTTCCGTTTTACGTCAAACGCTTTACATAATATTCTTTCATTAGAAGCGATAGGCATTCGATCACCGATCGCGATCATTTTTTTTGTCGAGAACGACCCGTTATCCGCACCTTCGCAGTTGCATTTACGATCGAAACGTCCCCGTTTTACTGCTTCATCGAATTTAATTCTGATAATTCATATCGGATCTATCGAATCGCGACGCGATTCtgaagaaataaaaaatctGAGTTATTtgtatatagtatttatatgaGTATTTATATGAGTATAGTATTTATATGAGTATTTATATGAGTATAGTATTTATATGAATATAGTATTTATATGAGTATTTATATATGAGTatagtatttttttatatttatagtatttttagtTTATATGAGTATAGTATTTATATGAGTATTTATATGAGTATTTATATGAGTATAGTATTTATATGAATATAGTATTTATATGAGTATTTATATATGAGTatagtatttttttatatttatagtatttttagtTTATATGAGTATAGTATTTATATGAGCTTttgtatatagtatatttattgaTACCGGAAGATTCGTTAATATttctgattttttaatttttatttttcttggaTCCCGATATCTTGAAAAATGATTGTCCGCGAGCATGGGGTTCGTAAAAGTTCGTTCGTCGGTGCGATTGAAAAAGTGCAGCGACGCGTCGATAAGTAAAGACAATTAGAGAAAGACGGGGAGGTAAGGGTGAAGCTGGCAAGGGTAAGGGATCGTGCGCAAGGAGAATACTTTCGCGTAGCGTGATTTACGGCTCGGTGTGCAAGCACTGAAACGGGGAGCACGTAGGTAAGGTAAGCTACCACGTAAAAATAGATTGACCCTGCCGTCAATAAAACCCTGCAAAGCGCGAAACCCTTCAACGCAGGTAATTCGATATACGCGAGGAGATGTGAATGGCGGGAAGCATTCTCACGGAGTACGCGCGTCTGCCTACAATGGATTCCCTTTAGAACTCTCCGTATCCTGGGTCTGAATAATTTCTTTCTTATGAACCACGCGTTGTTTTATTCCGCGCCCTCGGCCAGCGAACAATCTCGTTCGGTTAGAGCCCGCTAAAGAAACCACAATGGTCCCCGCATTGCCGCGCGCATGCATACACATATTATGTATTTAAACGACTGGTACCATTTGCTCCATATATaaacaagaaaaaaagagaTATTCTGTCTTGGTTAAATTACTCCACAATTTATTTCTTTGTTTGAGAAATATAAATTCTTTGCTAACATCGTCTCAC from Megalopta genalis isolate 19385.01 chromosome 3, iyMegGena1_principal, whole genome shotgun sequence harbors:
- the LOC117218168 gene encoding uncharacterized protein LOC117218168 isoform X3, which encodes MLRLPVVTVAIISMLVSGNTVLPNAVVQKGATETSAIPQTKIDATNPPSINDSSDAITSVDPGENKKGGVDVNKAAASPKTTNVPGTIPQHIANPSESEKHKKCNSTKEPEDMQGCYVTPSDSGENVDENATQTVTESTTIASAVTKKPKENDNRTNNKKKVNKDDNKENDNNKKKVTVDNNGKSNTNVTIVMINSTKPTDHVVYEVVSTEASHEKNTNDTGNGTIFSTVQPVALDGTTVSTNSVAPLIADKGAIKEPGDVVAQVKSAERNKSMPSGVIALITAMSFGVAIATVYIGMIVWRRYVEYRYGHRELLVNELEFDTNDLRHFEL
- the LOC117218168 gene encoding uncharacterized protein LOC117218168 isoform X2; amino-acid sequence: MLRLPVVTVAIISMLVSGNTVLPNAVVQKGATETSAIPQTKIDATNPPSINDSSDAITSVDPGENKKGGVDVNKAAASPKTTNVPGTIPQHIANPSESEKHKKCNSTKEPEDMQGCYVTPSDSGENVDENATQTVTESTTIASAVTKKPEANKTESQTPEPSPEKPKENDNRTNNKKKVNKDDNKENDNNKKKVTVDNNGKSNTNVTIVMINSTKPTDHVVYEVVSTEASHEKNTNDTGNGTIFSTVQPVALDGTTVSTNSVAPLIADKGAIKEPGDVVAQVKSAERNKSMPSGVIALITAMSFGVAIATVYIGMIVWRRYRYGHRELLVNELEFDTNDLRHFEL
- the LOC117218168 gene encoding uncharacterized protein LOC117218168 isoform X1, whose product is MLRLPVVTVAIISMLVSGNTVLPNAVVQKGATETSAIPQTKIDATNPPSINDSSDAITSVDPGENKKGGVDVNKAAASPKTTNVPGTIPQHIANPSESEKHKKCNSTKEPEDMQGCYVTPSDSGENVDENATQTVTESTTIASAVTKKPEANKTESQTPEPSPEKPKENDNRTNNKKKVNKDDNKENDNNKKKVTVDNNGKSNTNVTIVMINSTKPTDHVVYEVVSTEASHEKNTNDTGNGTIFSTVQPVALDGTTVSTNSVAPLIADKGAIKEPGDVVAQVKSAERNKSMPSGVIALITAMSFGVAIATVYIGMIVWRRYVEYRYGHRELLVNELEFDTNDLRHFEL